The nucleotide sequence TCAGTTCCTAAGTTGTTGTTTCCTTTCCCCATATCTTAGCTTTTTTAGTCATATCACCTAACTTAATACCAAACGTCCAAACCCCAAACTTGTTCAGTCTTGGTCTACTCTATGCTTTCTTCATCATAATCTTCCTCATCACTAGCACTAGcctgatgttgttgttgttgttgatcatgaTCTATTTTCATTTCGTTCATTCCCAACAACGGCCACTCTGGACTTTCTTCTAGCTGTTTTTCTAGCCATGTAGCAGTGTCTCCATTCTCATCTAAATCCACATTCAGATCGAAGTTCCTTGCGTTACTATGATCTTTCTTCCAAGATGTATCTCTGTTTTCAGGAGAGGGTGTCCTGCTGCTTCCGGGAGAACCATCTTCTAAATCTTCTTCAAACGTAAGAGACAGGCCAGTTCTTGTTCTTCCACTACCCCGTCCGCGGCCTTTACCCTGCCTTCCTCTGTCACTGCCAGAATGTTTGACCTCATACTGTaacaaggccaaaaaaaaaaaaggcttaaaaCATAAGCATTAAAGCCAAAACAACTGTCTATTGGCAAAATAAGTCTTGGCTAGTTACCATTTGAGTGCTCTTCATATCTTCTTCGTTGCAATTACTTTCATCGACAAGTTTCCTGAAAATTCAGAATAACGAGTTGTTAGAGATGAAAATCTATACCAACGTGAAGTCGTTTGCTTGGTGTGACACAGAGTAGTAGAAGCTGATAGAGTGATTTTGGGACTAACCTTCTTTTGGTAGCAGATTGGTCTTCAGCATCTGAGCCACACAAATCAGGAACTTTACCAACAGTATCTCTTAGAAAATCAAAGACATTAAACGCGTGCACACACTGCTtcctgtaaaagaaaaaaagaataaaaacctTTCAATAAGCAAGAAAACAATTGGTTTATAGATAAGCACAAAAAGATGAGAGTTTTCACACTTACAAATGAAAGGAGCTGACAGTTTTCGCTCCTCGGCTGAGAGTTATATCATATGTGTGATTACATAAGTCTTGTAAAAATAGCTCCA is from Camelina sativa cultivar DH55 chromosome 20, Cs, whole genome shotgun sequence and encodes:
- the LOC104770314 gene encoding dr1-associated corepressor-like; the encoded protein is MKKKLQTRFPATRIKKIMQTDEEVGKIAMAVPLLVSKALELFLQDLCNHTYDITLSRGAKTVSSFHLKQCVHAFNVFDFLRDTVGKVPDLCGSDAEDQSATKRRKLVDESNCNEEDMKSTQMYEVKHSGSDRGRQGKGRGRGSGRTRTGLSLTFEEDLEDGSPGSSRTPSPENRDTSWKKDHSNARNFDLNVDLDENGDTATWLEKQLEESPEWPLLGMNEMKIDHDQQQQQHQASASDEEDYDEESIE